A stretch of the Deltaproteobacteria bacterium CG11_big_fil_rev_8_21_14_0_20_42_23 genome encodes the following:
- the proS gene encoding proline--tRNA ligase, with product GGSKSHEFQVLASSGEDAILACDSCEYAANIEKAEVKKQEVKSASKEKGKYKKIATPGKGSIEEVSGFLKKSANEFVKTLLFETDQGPIAVLLRGDHELMEAKLQVATAAKWCHLAEDKTVQEITKAKAGFSGPIGLTLPVYADYAVESMSNFVVGANETDMHFTEANLSDFEVKGFFDLRAAQEGNACARCEKGKYEMHRGIEVGQVFYLGTKYSESMNAVYLDENQKKQFIEMGCYGIGIGRTAAAAIEQNHDERGIIWPKAIAPFQFHLISLAEPGSKAHVFAEELHKQLEAKGMEVLFDERKARAGVKFADADLIGIPYQITIGEKGLEKQIVECKARQTGEKSEFSVHGLLDHLLSLYT from the coding sequence TGGTGGAAGTAAATCTCACGAGTTTCAAGTTTTAGCAAGTTCAGGTGAAGATGCTATTCTTGCCTGCGACTCTTGTGAATATGCTGCCAATATCGAAAAAGCTGAAGTGAAAAAGCAAGAAGTGAAATCAGCCTCAAAAGAAAAGGGAAAATACAAAAAAATTGCAACTCCTGGAAAAGGAAGCATTGAAGAAGTAAGTGGCTTTCTGAAAAAATCTGCAAATGAGTTTGTGAAAACGCTTTTATTCGAAACTGACCAAGGACCCATTGCAGTGTTACTTCGCGGCGATCATGAACTAATGGAAGCAAAGCTTCAAGTGGCCACAGCTGCAAAGTGGTGTCATTTGGCCGAAGACAAAACGGTTCAAGAAATAACGAAGGCCAAAGCAGGTTTTTCAGGGCCGATTGGTTTAACGCTTCCCGTCTATGCTGATTATGCGGTTGAGAGCATGTCCAATTTTGTAGTGGGTGCAAATGAAACCGATATGCATTTCACAGAAGCAAACCTTTCAGACTTTGAAGTGAAAGGTTTTTTTGATCTTCGAGCTGCGCAAGAAGGAAATGCTTGTGCTCGTTGTGAAAAAGGAAAATATGAAATGCATCGTGGTATTGAAGTGGGACAAGTATTTTATTTGGGAACAAAATATTCTGAGTCGATGAACGCTGTATATCTTGATGAAAATCAAAAAAAACAATTTATAGAAATGGGCTGTTATGGAATTGGCATTGGCAGAACTGCAGCCGCTGCCATTGAGCAAAATCATGACGAGCGTGGCATTATTTGGCCAAAAGCCATCGCACCGTTTCAGTTTCACCTTATTTCACTCGCAGAGCCGGGGAGTAAAGCGCATGTCTTTGCGGAAGAACTTCATAAGCAACTTGAAGCAAAGGGGATGGAAGTCTTGTTTGATGAGCGCAAGGCGAGGGCAGGTGTGAAGTTTGCCGATGCTGATCTTATTGGCATTCCTTACCAAATTACCATTGGGGAAAAGGGCCTTGAGAAACAAATTGTGGAGTGTAAGGCCCGGCAAACTGGTGAAAAATCAGAGTTTTCTGTCCATGGTCTCCTCGATCATCTTCTTTCCCTGTATACCTAA
- a CDS encoding YicC family protein encodes MKSMTGYGSADGTVGKGELYIEIKTINHRYQEIGLKIPPRMSSLEKNLRKELQKSFLRGKIELYIREKKPLFGEATFAINEELLHNFQKTFKKLRQSLSNSISNDFLQYVGIEKFIAVEERKGSYEKLSSPIVALLIRAIKQVEKMRVQEGKNISLDQKKRLQLIRSHVKKIRLRSLATLEDQMDRIKKKVSQGGGYLDEERLQAEALYLGGRQDVAEELTRLESHLQQYLKLINEKAPVGRRLDFLLQEMNREINTIGSKSSDAHISNIVVESKSELERLREQVQNIE; translated from the coding sequence ATGAAATCAATGACTGGCTATGGATCTGCAGATGGTACTGTTGGCAAAGGTGAATTGTATATTGAAATTAAAACGATCAATCACCGGTACCAAGAAATAGGCTTGAAAATTCCACCGCGCATGAGCAGCCTTGAAAAAAACTTGCGAAAAGAATTACAAAAATCGTTTTTGAGAGGAAAGATTGAATTATACATTCGAGAAAAGAAACCACTTTTTGGTGAAGCTACCTTTGCCATCAATGAAGAACTCCTTCACAATTTTCAAAAGACTTTCAAAAAATTAAGACAATCGCTTTCAAATTCCATTTCAAATGATTTTTTGCAGTATGTGGGAATTGAAAAATTCATTGCCGTTGAAGAGCGAAAGGGTTCTTACGAAAAACTTTCTTCACCCATTGTAGCTTTGTTAATAAGGGCGATAAAACAAGTTGAAAAAATGAGAGTGCAGGAAGGGAAAAATATTTCGCTGGATCAGAAAAAACGCCTGCAGCTTATTCGCTCGCATGTTAAAAAAATCCGCTTACGTTCACTGGCTACGCTTGAAGATCAAATGGATCGCATCAAAAAGAAGGTGTCGCAAGGCGGTGGTTATCTTGATGAAGAAAGGCTGCAAGCCGAGGCTCTTTACCTTGGCGGAAGGCAAGACGTTGCAGAAGAATTGACAAGGCTTGAAAGCCATTTGCAACAGTACTTAAAGCTGATTAACGAGAAAGCACCAGTGGGAAGACGCCTCGATTTTCTGTTGCAAGAAATGAATCGCGAAATAAATACCATTGGATCAAAATCATCGGATGCCCACATTTCAAATATTGTAGTTGAATCTAAATCCGAACTCGAACGCCTTCGAGAACAAGTCCAAAATATAGAGTAG
- a CDS encoding lipoprotein-releasing system ATP-binding protein LolD: MSLLTVSHLRKSFHTSGQALQVLKEINLNIEEGELLGISGVSGSGKSTLLHILGGLDSPSAGNVFFEGQDIYALPDTHLANIRNHSIGFVFQFFHLLPGYTALENVMLPGMIAGMQENEAKLRAEELLVDMSLAERMLHYPSALSGGEKQRVAIARSLFMKPKLLLADEPTGNLDEETGSRVWEELLKIREKQTITMIVVSHNKELLKDTRCYHLHSGCLS, encoded by the coding sequence ATGAGTTTGCTTACCGTTTCTCATCTCAGAAAATCGTTTCATACTTCGGGTCAGGCACTTCAGGTTCTGAAGGAGATAAATCTTAATATCGAAGAAGGTGAGCTGCTTGGCATCTCTGGTGTCTCGGGCTCTGGGAAATCAACGCTTCTGCACATTTTGGGTGGCCTCGACAGCCCCAGCGCAGGTAATGTTTTTTTTGAGGGGCAAGATATTTATGCTCTTCCAGATACGCACTTGGCAAACATTCGAAATCATTCTATAGGCTTTGTGTTTCAGTTTTTTCATCTTCTGCCAGGATACACTGCGCTTGAAAATGTGATGCTTCCAGGAATGATAGCAGGGATGCAAGAAAATGAGGCAAAGCTAAGAGCCGAGGAGCTTTTGGTTGATATGTCACTCGCAGAAAGAATGCTGCATTATCCATCAGCTCTTTCCGGTGGAGAAAAACAACGAGTTGCAATTGCGAGATCGTTATTTATGAAGCCAAAGCTCTTGCTTGCAGACGAGCCCACAGGAAACTTAGATGAGGAAACCGGAAGTAGAGTGTGGGAAGAATTGTTAAAGATAAGAGAAAAACAAACTATTACGATGATCGTTGTAAGTCATAACAAAGAGCTGCTCAAAGATACTCGTTGTTATCATTTACATTCTGGTTGTTTATCATGA
- the lysS gene encoding lysine--tRNA ligase has translation MTENENQYIEQRREKLSQYRESGTNPFPNGIQPQDLSREIFEQYERCSREELEGKTESFSLAGRIIATRLFGKAGFMRIRDRSGEIQFYTSKQDLSDAEFALFKSVEVGDFVFVSGKLFRTKTDELTLHASELKLVTKTIRPLPEKWHGLTDIETRYRQRYVDLIANQEVKATFVARSKIVQAIRNFLTDRDFLEVETPMMHSIPGGAAAKPFVTHHNTLDMELFLRIAPELYLKRLVVGGLERVFEINRNFRNEGISIQHNPEFTMLEFYQAYATFEDLMNLTEAMFAHVVKSVCGSEKVTYQDQEIQFGSPFKRLSMEDAIVEFAGIEREVLHERKKALTALEQLGGKPKAEHEGVGAIMAEIFELTCESKLIQPTFITHFPTEVSPLARRNDSNPEVTDRFELYIYGREIANGFSELNDPEDQAARFKAQVTALEGGNDEAMHYDSDYIRALEYGMPPTAGEGIGIDRLVMLLTNSPSIRDVILFPQMKKRDDV, from the coding sequence ATGACAGAGAATGAAAACCAGTATATCGAACAACGACGGGAAAAACTGAGCCAATACCGTGAAAGTGGGACAAACCCTTTTCCAAATGGGATTCAGCCACAAGATTTGTCTCGAGAGATTTTTGAGCAATATGAACGCTGTTCTCGAGAAGAGCTGGAAGGGAAGACAGAAAGCTTTTCGCTTGCGGGCAGGATTATCGCTACCAGGTTGTTTGGAAAAGCTGGTTTTATGCGCATTAGAGATCGCAGTGGAGAGATTCAATTCTACACGAGCAAGCAAGATCTAAGCGATGCTGAATTTGCACTTTTTAAATCAGTTGAAGTTGGAGATTTTGTGTTTGTTTCAGGAAAATTATTTCGTACCAAAACGGATGAGCTGACGTTGCATGCATCAGAGCTGAAATTGGTTACAAAAACCATTCGTCCGCTTCCAGAAAAATGGCATGGACTCACGGATATCGAAACCCGGTATCGTCAGCGCTATGTTGATCTCATTGCAAATCAAGAAGTGAAAGCAACCTTTGTGGCGCGTTCAAAAATTGTTCAAGCCATCAGAAATTTTTTAACAGACCGCGATTTTTTAGAAGTGGAAACTCCTATGATGCATTCCATTCCTGGGGGAGCTGCTGCAAAACCTTTTGTAACCCATCACAACACATTGGACATGGAATTATTTTTAAGGATAGCGCCAGAGCTTTACTTGAAGCGACTTGTGGTTGGCGGTTTAGAGCGCGTATTTGAAATCAATCGAAACTTTAGAAATGAAGGCATTTCTATTCAGCATAATCCTGAATTTACAATGCTGGAATTTTATCAGGCCTATGCAACATTTGAAGATCTTATGAATCTCACCGAAGCTATGTTTGCACATGTAGTGAAAAGTGTGTGTGGAAGTGAAAAAGTGACATATCAAGATCAGGAAATTCAGTTTGGGTCACCGTTTAAGCGCTTAAGCATGGAAGATGCCATTGTAGAATTTGCAGGAATTGAACGTGAAGTTTTACATGAGAGAAAGAAAGCACTTACAGCACTTGAACAATTGGGTGGAAAACCAAAAGCTGAACATGAAGGGGTTGGAGCAATCATGGCAGAAATTTTTGAGTTAACGTGTGAAAGTAAATTGATTCAGCCAACGTTTATTACACATTTTCCAACTGAAGTTTCTCCACTCGCTCGTAGAAATGATTCAAACCCCGAAGTGACTGATCGTTTTGAGCTCTACATTTACGGAAGAGAAATTGCGAATGGTTTTTCAGAGTTGAATGACCCGGAAGATCAAGCTGCACGCTTTAAAGCGCAGGTAACAGCTCTTGAAGGTGGCAATGACGAGGCCATGCATTATGATAGCGATTATATTCGTGCGCTTGAATATGGTATGCCGCCAACTGCAGGTGAGGGAATTGGCATTGATCGCTTGGTGATGCTTTTAACCAATTCGCCTTCAATTCGTGATGTGATTCTTTTCCCACAGATGAAAAAAAGAGACGATGTATAG
- the bamA gene encoding outer membrane protein assembly factor BamA, giving the protein MRLFRSHILGLFLFIFLQFFLGFFSFLPSARAVANVITTVEFVGYDRVPLESLQSIIVARPGIYYSDSIVDRDLKALYKLGQFNDIQVEKVNRNDGVLIRYVLVETSFVKEVLFKGNKKLKDEDLQDEITIKTNRPLSEIAVNESLDMMRKAYAKKGYYLASIDYTLEKVDERNVNLVFHIHENKGVVVRKIFFIGNTVFSDDELRSLIRTRKKTAFSFFTGSGKYENAELNLDKTRLAFHYLNHGYFKVKITPPKVTISRDKKYIFVTFTVDEGLQYRIGSVDIEGDILTTKQELLKSLELKTGDIFKQEFLEKDISALTTRYGDQGYAFANIYPKTTADDATKTVDLIYSIEKGKPITIEKINIFGNTTTRDKVIRRELKVVENSRYSERDISESKRKLQQLGFFEEVNFATPRGSTDDTVILNVTVKERPTGSFNIGAGFSSVENFIFNASVQKQNFLGYGISSQIALELSKRRQFFNLSFEDPYFLDTKWIAGTSFYRNAFLYSDFRRTSLGGSTSLGRRFYDKWSASIAYLVESVDVSSFSSIVPQVFRLNSDGLTSSFSFTLSRDTRNDRIIPSKGTFNTASTEISGNKLGGDNDFFRVNYKSMYYQPLGKGIVFKAFGKIGYINSLNTSQVPLFERFFTGGPNSLRGYFPQSVGPSIRVPNSATGGDTDFVYGGDKLLLFVTELELPLARSAGISLVGFFDAGNAFAEDQNYSFSNLKKDYGFGFRWNSPMGPLRFEWGFPLDPKPGDDSVVFNFAIGDFF; this is encoded by the coding sequence ATGAGGTTATTTCGTTCCCATATTTTGGGACTTTTTCTTTTTATTTTTCTCCAGTTTTTCTTGGGGTTTTTTTCATTTCTTCCTTCGGCGCGCGCTGTTGCCAACGTTATTACAACGGTGGAATTTGTTGGGTATGATCGCGTTCCTCTCGAATCCCTTCAAAGCATTATTGTTGCAAGGCCGGGTATTTACTACAGTGACTCTATTGTCGACCGCGATCTCAAAGCGCTCTACAAGTTAGGCCAATTCAATGACATTCAAGTTGAAAAAGTAAATCGAAACGATGGGGTGTTGATTCGTTATGTTTTAGTTGAGACATCCTTCGTCAAAGAAGTTCTTTTCAAAGGAAATAAAAAATTAAAAGACGAAGACTTGCAGGATGAAATCACGATAAAAACAAATAGGCCTTTAAGTGAAATTGCAGTGAATGAATCACTTGATATGATGAGAAAGGCGTATGCAAAAAAAGGATACTATCTCGCCAGTATAGATTATACTCTCGAAAAAGTTGATGAAAGAAATGTAAACCTTGTATTTCATATCCACGAAAATAAAGGGGTTGTCGTACGAAAAATCTTTTTTATAGGGAATACAGTTTTTTCTGATGATGAATTACGCTCGCTTATAAGAACACGTAAAAAAACTGCTTTTTCGTTTTTTACAGGTTCAGGAAAATATGAAAATGCAGAGCTTAATCTTGATAAAACGAGGCTAGCGTTTCATTATCTCAATCACGGCTATTTCAAAGTAAAAATCACACCACCAAAAGTAACTATTTCTAGAGATAAAAAATATATTTTTGTAACCTTCACGGTTGATGAAGGTCTGCAGTATCGTATTGGCTCTGTTGATATTGAAGGTGATATCTTAACCACCAAACAAGAGCTTTTAAAAAGCTTAGAGTTAAAAACGGGTGATATTTTTAAGCAAGAATTTCTCGAAAAAGATATATCGGCGCTTACTACTCGTTATGGTGATCAGGGATATGCTTTTGCAAACATCTACCCAAAAACAACAGCGGATGACGCAACAAAAACGGTTGATCTGATTTATTCAATTGAAAAGGGAAAGCCAATTACAATTGAAAAGATAAATATTTTTGGAAACACAACTACGCGTGATAAGGTTATTAGAAGAGAATTGAAAGTTGTAGAAAATTCAAGATACAGCGAGAGAGATATAAGCGAGAGTAAAAGAAAGTTGCAGCAACTTGGATTTTTTGAGGAAGTGAATTTTGCAACTCCTCGCGGAAGCACTGATGATACGGTTATCCTCAATGTTACTGTCAAGGAGCGGCCCACTGGTAGCTTCAATATCGGCGCTGGATTTTCATCAGTAGAAAATTTTATTTTCAATGCATCAGTTCAAAAACAAAACTTTTTAGGCTATGGTATTAGCAGTCAAATTGCACTCGAACTTTCTAAACGAAGACAGTTCTTTAATCTCTCTTTCGAAGATCCGTATTTTCTTGATACAAAATGGATTGCTGGAACTTCCTTTTATCGCAATGCATTTCTCTACAGCGATTTCAGAAGAACTTCTCTTGGAGGAAGTACAAGTTTGGGAAGAAGATTTTACGACAAGTGGAGTGCCAGTATAGCCTATTTGGTGGAAAGTGTTGATGTCTCTAGCTTTAGCTCAATTGTGCCTCAAGTTTTTCGCCTCAATTCAGACGGGCTTACTTCAAGTTTTAGTTTTACGCTTTCCAGAGATACAAGAAACGATAGAATCATTCCTTCGAAAGGAACGTTCAACACAGCAAGTACCGAAATATCAGGAAATAAGCTTGGCGGAGATAACGATTTTTTCCGTGTCAACTACAAGTCGATGTATTACCAACCCCTTGGAAAAGGAATTGTCTTTAAAGCGTTTGGGAAAATTGGCTATATTAACAGCCTTAACACCTCACAGGTACCATTGTTTGAGCGCTTTTTCACCGGCGGGCCAAACTCGCTTCGTGGCTATTTTCCACAATCCGTAGGGCCGTCCATTCGTGTCCCCAACTCGGCCACTGGCGGAGACACAGATTTCGTATACGGTGGCGACAAGCTCTTGCTTTTTGTAACGGAGCTTGAGTTGCCTTTGGCAAGAAGTGCAGGTATTTCACTGGTTGGTTTTTTTGATGCAGGGAATGCATTTGCCGAAGATCAAAATTATTCCTTTTCCAATCTTAAAAAAGATTATGGTTTTGGCTTTAGATGGAATTCACCCATGGGGCCGCTGCGGTTTGAATGGGGTTTTCCACTTGATCCGAAGCCAGGGGATGATAGTGTGGTGTTCAATTTTGCAATTGGTGATTTCTTTTAA
- a CDS encoding YraN family protein yields the protein MVESSFKRLEKQERGKAGEDLACRYLKKNGFSIRERNFSSPYGEIDIVALNKNEVYFVEVKMRSEGSVESSLEAVTVQKQKKIRKTAEWYLCRKENEKLSEYPCSFAVIAIDTSGNNTSVECILDAFE from the coding sequence ATGGTTGAGTCTTCGTTTAAGCGATTAGAAAAACAAGAGCGAGGAAAAGCAGGCGAAGACTTAGCTTGCCGCTATCTGAAAAAAAATGGATTCAGTATTCGAGAAAGAAATTTTTCATCTCCATATGGAGAGATTGATATTGTAGCACTCAACAAGAATGAAGTGTATTTTGTTGAAGTGAAAATGAGATCCGAAGGTTCTGTTGAATCATCTCTGGAAGCCGTTACCGTTCAAAAACAGAAAAAAATCCGAAAAACCGCAGAGTGGTATTTGTGCCGCAAAGAGAACGAAAAGCTTAGTGAGTATCCTTGCTCTTTTGCCGTAATTGCTATAGACACGAGCGGAAATAATACTTCAGTTGAATGTATTTTAGACGCTTTTGAATGA
- a CDS encoding guanylate kinase, whose product MEKKKGKLFIISAPSGAGKSTVIKRLCAEVPSLSLSISCTTRNMRPGEQEGVDYHFVSEEEFERKRQNAELLEWAKVHNAFYGTPKHELFQQLDAGKNLILDIDVQGGKQVKKQFPEAISIFISPPSIEALKVRLAMRGTDSPEQVDLRLQNALKEMKYQNHYDYTFVNDELEQTILAIRRLITSTIS is encoded by the coding sequence ATGGAAAAGAAAAAAGGAAAACTCTTCATTATTTCGGCTCCATCAGGAGCAGGAAAGTCAACGGTAATCAAACGCCTCTGCGCCGAAGTGCCATCTTTGTCACTATCCATTTCTTGCACCACGAGAAACATGAGGCCCGGTGAACAAGAAGGTGTTGACTACCATTTTGTTTCGGAAGAGGAGTTTGAGCGAAAGCGACAGAACGCAGAACTCTTGGAATGGGCAAAAGTTCATAATGCGTTTTATGGAACCCCAAAGCACGAACTCTTCCAACAACTTGACGCCGGGAAAAACCTCATCCTCGATATTGACGTTCAAGGTGGAAAACAGGTGAAAAAGCAATTTCCTGAAGCAATCAGCATTTTTATTTCACCACCCAGCATCGAAGCCCTTAAAGTTCGTCTGGCCATGCGTGGGACCGATTCTCCAGAGCAAGTGGACCTTCGCCTCCAAAATGCCCTCAAAGAGATGAAATACCAAAACCACTACGATTATACCTTTGTGAATGATGAGTTAGAGCAAACTATTTTGGCCATCAGACGCCTTATAACAAGCACAATCTCTTAA
- a CDS encoding GTP pyrophosphokinase, translating into MVQLIDIIDAIRVYNPGADVEPVKKAYAYAEKVHQGQIRRSGEPYLHHPLEVALILCGLHMDIPSIVAGILHDTVEDTVATLEEIESLFGTEVRLLVDGVTKLSQIRFRTTEEKQAENFRKMIMAMAQDIRVIMIKVSDRLHNMRTLFHLPEHKQVIIARETLDIYAPISNRLGLQQIKMELEDLCLRYLKPNVFHLINTKLEQRQTERQGEIDEIKNVILSKLHEHNINGKLYGRMKHVYSVHRKMEKQHIPFDEVHDIVGFRVIVENIQQCYEALGIIHSMWRPVPGRFKDYIAMPKANHYQSLHTTVICLHGERVEFQIRTKEMHDIAEHGIAAHWQYKEGKLVNDKDEMKFKWIRRLLQWQRELSDPTEFLDTVKLDLFADDVYVFTPKGELREFPNGSTPVDFSYSVHTNLGNSTIGAKVNGKIVPLRYKLKSGDTVEIIKQKQQRPNKDWLQFVKTSRAKAKIRQFLRSEEHDQSAAIGKNLLEKAAERTHLSLSDILSSDAVEKFAKESSYDSVEKLLVPIGYGKISAQQIVNLVLTERGAETKSPEEISVKRPQKPSSREPIKVCGMSNMLVSFGKCCNPIAGDSILGYITRGRGVSIHRSDCPRIIGLDPERTIEAEWDTSVESKRVAKIKVVCLNKPGLLAGMTDAITKQGANIAAASIKTSDDNTATNYFDVEIKDTAQLRFVMKALERISGIISVERSNG; encoded by the coding sequence ATGGTTCAACTTATTGATATTATTGATGCCATTAGGGTTTACAACCCTGGCGCGGACGTGGAGCCCGTAAAAAAGGCCTACGCTTACGCCGAAAAAGTGCATCAAGGCCAGATCAGAAGGTCTGGAGAGCCATACCTGCATCATCCCCTTGAAGTGGCCCTTATTTTGTGTGGCCTACACATGGATATTCCCTCCATTGTAGCGGGAATATTGCACGACACGGTTGAAGATACGGTTGCAACCTTAGAAGAAATCGAAAGTTTGTTTGGGACAGAAGTAAGACTGCTTGTGGATGGTGTGACAAAACTTTCACAAATTCGTTTTCGGACTACCGAGGAAAAACAGGCAGAAAATTTTCGAAAGATGATTATGGCGATGGCACAAGATATCCGTGTCATCATGATAAAAGTTTCAGATCGTCTGCATAACATGCGCACCTTGTTTCACCTTCCCGAACATAAGCAAGTTATTATCGCCAGAGAAACGTTGGATATTTATGCCCCCATTTCCAATCGACTTGGTTTGCAGCAAATAAAAATGGAATTGGAAGATTTGTGCCTAAGGTATTTAAAGCCAAATGTGTTTCACCTCATCAATACAAAACTTGAACAACGCCAAACAGAACGACAAGGCGAAATTGATGAAATAAAAAATGTGATCCTCTCAAAGCTGCATGAACACAACATCAACGGAAAGCTCTATGGCAGAATGAAGCATGTGTACAGCGTTCATCGAAAAATGGAAAAGCAACATATTCCATTTGATGAAGTGCATGACATTGTGGGCTTTAGAGTTATTGTTGAAAATATTCAGCAGTGTTACGAAGCGCTTGGTATCATCCACTCTATGTGGCGCCCCGTTCCGGGAAGATTCAAAGATTACATCGCGATGCCGAAGGCAAATCATTATCAGTCACTGCATACAACCGTTATTTGCTTGCATGGTGAGCGTGTGGAATTTCAAATTCGCACAAAAGAAATGCATGATATTGCCGAGCATGGAATCGCGGCACATTGGCAGTACAAAGAAGGTAAGCTTGTTAATGACAAAGATGAAATGAAGTTTAAGTGGATTCGTAGACTTCTTCAGTGGCAACGTGAACTTTCGGATCCAACAGAATTTCTTGATACAGTAAAACTAGATCTTTTTGCAGACGATGTTTATGTTTTTACGCCAAAAGGGGAATTGCGCGAGTTTCCAAATGGCTCAACTCCAGTTGATTTTTCCTATTCCGTTCATACCAATTTGGGAAACTCAACCATTGGCGCAAAAGTGAATGGAAAAATTGTGCCTCTTCGCTATAAGTTGAAAAGTGGAGATACGGTTGAAATCATAAAACAGAAACAACAAAGACCAAACAAAGATTGGTTACAGTTTGTAAAAACAAGTCGAGCAAAAGCAAAGATAAGACAATTTTTGCGAAGTGAAGAACATGATCAAAGTGCTGCTATTGGAAAAAATCTTTTGGAAAAAGCTGCTGAGAGAACACATCTTTCCCTTTCCGATATTCTGAGCAGTGATGCCGTAGAAAAATTTGCAAAAGAATCTTCTTACGACAGCGTTGAAAAATTATTGGTTCCCATTGGATATGGAAAAATCTCAGCCCAACAAATTGTAAATCTTGTTTTAACAGAAAGAGGAGCAGAGACAAAATCACCAGAAGAAATTTCTGTAAAAAGACCTCAAAAACCAAGCTCACGCGAACCGATAAAAGTGTGTGGAATGAGTAATATGTTGGTGAGTTTTGGAAAATGCTGCAATCCCATCGCTGGAGATTCTATCTTGGGATATATCACAAGAGGGCGCGGCGTTTCTATTCATCGTTCCGACTGTCCGCGAATTATTGGGCTCGATCCCGAACGCACCATTGAAGCTGAATGGGATACAAGTGTAGAATCTAAGCGTGTTGCAAAAATTAAAGTGGTTTGCTTGAACAAACCAGGTTTACTTGCTGGCATGACAGATGCCATTACAAAGCAAGGAGCAAACATTGCGGCGGCAAGTATCAAAACAAGTGATGATAATACCGCAACCAATTACTTTGATGTTGAAATTAAAGATACAGCGCAATTGCGTTTTGTGATGAAAGCGCTTGAGAGAATTAGCGGTATTATTTCTGTGGAGAGAAGCAATGGTTGA